A single genomic interval of Anopheles darlingi chromosome X, idAnoDarlMG_H_01, whole genome shotgun sequence harbors:
- the LOC125954697 gene encoding WD repeat-containing protein 44 isoform X1 — protein sequence MASGSESSDEFFDAVEDGSANATIYKSPMVESSFGNTDDNQVTQDNKSSSSQQATVKPVLVSHRNQRFRDLRQSMQNDDDENAGNILTPDSQTSSAEGVYIPASRSNYPFRVIESDVASIHSICSLGIVGRIMAGGSIDISGMWFDTIQFQTQIFQLFFYAHVGHSTGKDSSTSRALLNKPIIAPEPKIIDRTKDPDVISSTKQTKVVSKSNIFSSGTTMEPPVAPPRRKKKLRKQSSSSSDQFNLNEGHRLQAADSSSSEKLSLKRPTQPPPAPPTLDKAPGPVDGSSTISTSTDSTVASSSASGSEVAIGGPEALPMAGICSAGNSPVIPAVDGSDMQTWPATLESITREIENSFKESTAPTASPVMISSGNTPGLDTAAAGSAATSGSSSGSRLKLGQLASSFTHGTGVEGQSGLVTGSMNRLTHLVTSGREATHGGMASGGRDWSATTTISPSGSVKSNSAPARVSWIEGGVIGLNIYKATKGQFVVKPTDGAFNKAEGPSRDEIARVERMRKVGQPLEGAAVGAMGGGSGSRRTNLSATGTNSLESGTRGISPLAKQVYLKERRKSAGDEEMLKQLNMYVRTRTDSGKELTDLEILEQVPVKNLDTGENFPLSAVEEKLPQCINPLSLHIMRLTSHIPETDEESVAAQPDCDSIQPDDEEELESKGSERGRQKRKTARIKHFIRSTTRKTVSKARSIASELTHARHKEDVADIRDVSNPEQNIKIKASSTNKGPYDFAKLQHVQDLRGACKSAVWCMKFSCCGRLLATAGQDRMLRIWVLRDAYPFFADMRTKYNAVPKSSPTPSQESLNSSHNSTEEALALEAASGNSIGPFMSRSFCTYSGHTSDLLDVSWSKNYFILSSSMDKTVRLWHISRRECLCCFQHIDFVTAIAFHPRDDRYFLSGSLDGKLRLWNIPEKKVALWNEVDGQTKLITAANFCENGKFAVVGTYDGRCIFYNTDQLKYHTQIHVRSTRGRNAVGRKISGIEPKPGENKILVTSNDSRIRLYDLRDLNLSCKYKGYFNSSSQIKASFSQDGKYVVSGSENQCIYIWKTHHEYNKLSTVRVRRDRSDFWEGIKAHNATVTCAIFAPHPEAIIQLDPDETANLECPSPNTSSGSMSDKNGGRGYVLVSGDFNGSIKVFINKTKPKHSSLPYTAIAD from the exons ATGGCCAGTGGCAGCGAAAGTTCGGACGAGTTTTTCGATGCTGTGGAGGACGGTTCTGCCAATGCCACTATCTACAAAAGCCCGATGGTAGAATCCTC ATTCGGTAACACCGATGATAATCAAGTAACCCAAGATAAcaaatcgtcgtcatcgcagcAGGCTACAGTCAAGCCGGTACTGGTTTCC CATCGTAATCAGCGATTTAGAGACTTACGCCAAAGCATgcaaaacgatgacgacgaaaatGCGGGCAATATATTGACCCCTGACTCACAG ACCAGCTCTGCGGAAGGTGTATACATTCCAGCCAGTCGATCAAACTACCCTTTCAGGGTGATCGAAAGTGATGTGGCCAGCATACACAGCATTTGTTCTCTGGGCATTGTTGGCCGAATCATGGCGGGTGGAAGTATTGATATCAGCGGTATGTGGTTTGACACTATACAGTTTCAGACACAAATCTTTCAGCTTTTCTTTTACGCTCATGTAGGACACAGTACGGGAAAGGATTCATCTACCAGTCGGGCTCTGCTCAATAAACCGATAATTGCACCAGAGCCAAAAATTATTG ATAGAACCAAGGATCCGGACGTGATCAGCAGCACAAAGCAGACGAAGGTAGTGTCGAAATCGAATATATTTTCATCGGGCACTACTATGGAACCACCGGTGGCGCCACCGAGGCGAAAGAAAAAGCTGCGCAAACAGTCAAGCAGCTCATCGGATCAGTTCAACCTAAACGAGGGCCACCGACTACAAGCAGCGGATAGCTCTTCAAGTGAGAAATTATCTTTGAAAAGACCCACGCAacctccaccggcaccaccaactCTTGATAAAGCCCCTGGTCCAGTGGACGGCAGTAGTACTATTAGTACAAGCACCGATAGCACGGTCGCCAGCAGTAGTGCCAGCGGGTCTGAGGTAGCGATCGGTGGCCCTGAGGCGCTACCCATGGCTGGTATATGTTCCGCCGGAAACTCACCTGTCATACCAGCGGTAGATGGCTCCGATATGCAAACTTGGCCCGCCACGCTTGAGTCTATTACGCGGGAGATTGAAAATTCATTCAAAGAGTCTACGGCACCTACGGCATCACCGGTTATGATTTCCAGCGGGAATACGCCGGGCCTAGATACGGCTGCAGCCGGAAGCGCAGCGACTTCGGGCAGTTCCAGTGGCAGCCGCCTGAAACTGGGACAACTAGCCTCCTCCTTCACTCACGGCACAGGAGTTGAAGGACAGTCTGGCCTAGTCACTGGATCGATGAATCGTTTGACGCATCTAGTCACGAGCGGTCGCGAAGCGACACACGGTGGCATGGCATCCGGAGGTCGCGATTGGTCGGCAACTACAACGATTAGTCCGTCTGGAAGTGTTAAGAGCAATTCGGCACCGGCACGCGTAAGTTGGATCGAAGGAGGTGTGATCGGGTTGAACATCTACAAAGCCACCAAGGGTCAGTTCGTGGTGAAACCAACAGATGGGGCATTCAATAAGGCGGAAGGTCCATCACGGGACGAGATAGCACGCGTCGAACGGATGCGGAAAGTCGGACAACCGTTGGAAGGAGCCGCTGTTGGAGCTATggggggtggtagtggtagccgTCGTACCAACCTCTCAGCTACCGGTACCAATAGCCTAGAAAGCGGCACACGAGGCATCAGTCCCCTCGCCAAGCAAGTCTACCTAAAGGAACGACGGAAATCGGCTGGCGATGAGGAAATGCTCAAGCAGCTTAATATGTACGTGCGTACACGCACCGACTCCGGCAAAGAACTGACCGACCTGGAAATCCTCGAACAGGTACCGGTGAAGAATCTTGACACGGGCGAAAATTTCCCGCTTTCAGCTGTAGAGGAGAAACTGCCCCAATGCATAAATCCACTTTCGCTGCACATTATGCGCTTGACAAGCCATATCCCGGAGACAGACGAAGAGTCTGTAGCGGCCCAGCCCGACTGTGATTCGATCCAgcccgacgacgaagaggaactAGAGTCAAAAGGGTCCGAAAGAGGACGACAGAAGCGTAAAACCGCCCGCATTAAGCACTTTATCCGATCCACAACTCGTAAAACGGTCAGCAAAGCTCGCTCGATTGCTTCTGAACTGACACATGCGCGGCACAAGGAAGATGTGGCAGATATCCGCGACGTGAGCAACCCCGAGCAGAACATCAAGATAAAGGCGTCAAGTACGAATAAAGGACCTTATGATTTCGCCAAGTTACAGCATGTGCAGGATCTGCGTGGCGCCTGCAAATCGGCCGTCTGGTGTATGAAGTTTAGCTGCTGCGGACGCCTACTAGCGACGGCGGGTCAGGATAGAATGCTGCGCATCTGGGTTTTACGAGATGCTTATCCGTTTTTCGCGGATATGCGCACGAAGTACAACGCAGTACCGAAATCTTCACCAACGCCGTCACAAGAATCACTCAACTCGTCGCACAATTCAACTGAAGAGGCATTGGCACTCGAGGCGGCCAGTGGCAACTCGATTGGCCCGTTCATGTCGCGCTCATTCTGCACGTACTCGGGTCATACCTCCGATCTGCTCGATGTATCGTGGTCCAAAAATTATTTCATTCTTTCGAGCTCGATGGACAAAACGGTACGGCTTTGGCATATCTCACGCCGCGAGTGCCTATGCTGTTTCCAACACATTGATTTTGTAACAGCGATCGCCTTCCACCCCCGCGATGATCGCTATTTTCTTAGCGGAAGCTTGGACGGGAAACTGCGGCTCTGGAATATCCCAGAAAAAAAGGTGGCGCTGTGGAATGAGGTGGACGGGCAAACCAAGTTGATAACTGCTGCGAATTTTTGCGAAAACGGCAAATTTGCTGTTGTAGGCACATACGATGGACGGTGTATTTTCTACAACACCGATCAGCTCAAGTACCACACCCAAATTCACGTACGGTCGACAAGGGGTCGCAATGCTGTCGGGCGTAAAATCAGTGGAATTGAGCCGAAGCCAG GGGAGAATAAAATTCTGGTCACTTCGAACGATAGTCGCATCCGATTGTACGATCTGCGAGATTTGAATCTCAGCTGCAAGTACAAGGGATATTTTAACTCGTCGTCGCAGATCAAAGCTTCCTTCAGCCAGGATGGCAAGTATGTTGTCTCGGGCTCAGAAAATCAGTGCATTTATATTTGGAAGACGCACCACGAATATAATAAGCTGAGCACGGTAAGG GTCCGTCGTGATCGTAGCGACTTCTGGGAGGGCATCAAAGCGCACAACGCTACCGTTACTTGTGCCATCTTTGCACCACATCCGGAAGCCATTATTCAACTGGATCCTGACGAAACGGCCAATTTGGAATGT CCTTCCCCAAACACATCTTCCGGTTCAATGAGCGACAAAAACGGAGGTCGTGGCTACGTCCTGGTCAGTGGAGACTTCAACGGCAGCATCAAGGTgtttatcaacaaaacaaagccgAAACACAGCAGCTTGCCGTACACCGCGATAGCGGATTAA
- the LOC125954697 gene encoding WD repeat-containing protein 44 isoform X3, producing MASGSESSDEFFDAVEDGSANATIYKSPMVESSFGNTDDNQVTQDNKSSSSQQATVKPVLVSHRNQRFRDLRQSMQNDDDENAGNILTPDSQTSSAEGVYIPASRSNYPFRVIESDVASIHSICSLGIVGRIMAGGSIDISGHSTGKDSSTSRALLNKPIIAPEPKIIDRTKDPDVISSTKQTKVVSKSNIFSSGTTMEPPVAPPRRKKKLRKQSSSSSDQFNLNEGHRLQAADSSSSEKLSLKRPTQPPPAPPTLDKAPGPVDGSSTISTSTDSTVASSSASGSEVAIGGPEALPMAGICSAGNSPVIPAVDGSDMQTWPATLESITREIENSFKESTAPTASPVMISSGNTPGLDTAAAGSAATSGSSSGSRLKLGQLASSFTHGTGVEGQSGLVTGSMNRLTHLVTSGREATHGGMASGGRDWSATTTISPSGSVKSNSAPARVSWIEGGVIGLNIYKATKGQFVVKPTDGAFNKAEGPSRDEIARVERMRKVGQPLEGAAVGAMGGGSGSRRTNLSATGTNSLESGTRGISPLAKQVYLKERRKSAGDEEMLKQLNMYVRTRTDSGKELTDLEILEQVPVKNLDTGENFPLSAVEEKLPQCINPLSLHIMRLTSHIPETDEESVAAQPDCDSIQPDDEEELESKGSERGRQKRKTARIKHFIRSTTRKTVSKARSIASELTHARHKEDVADIRDVSNPEQNIKIKASSTNKGPYDFAKLQHVQDLRGACKSAVWCMKFSCCGRLLATAGQDRMLRIWVLRDAYPFFADMRTKYNAVPKSSPTPSQESLNSSHNSTEEALALEAASGNSIGPFMSRSFCTYSGHTSDLLDVSWSKNYFILSSSMDKTVRLWHISRRECLCCFQHIDFVTAIAFHPRDDRYFLSGSLDGKLRLWNIPEKKVALWNEVDGQTKLITAANFCENGKFAVVGTYDGRCIFYNTDQLKYHTQIHVRSTRGRNAVGRKISGIEPKPGENKILVTSNDSRIRLYDLRDLNLSCKYKGYFNSSSQIKASFSQDGKYVVSGSENQCIYIWKTHHEYNKLSTVRVRRDRSDFWEGIKAHNATVTCAIFAPHPEAIIQLDPDETANLECPSPNTSSGSMSDKNGGRGYVLVSGDFNGSIKVFINKTKPKHSSLPYTAIAD from the exons ATGGCCAGTGGCAGCGAAAGTTCGGACGAGTTTTTCGATGCTGTGGAGGACGGTTCTGCCAATGCCACTATCTACAAAAGCCCGATGGTAGAATCCTC ATTCGGTAACACCGATGATAATCAAGTAACCCAAGATAAcaaatcgtcgtcatcgcagcAGGCTACAGTCAAGCCGGTACTGGTTTCC CATCGTAATCAGCGATTTAGAGACTTACGCCAAAGCATgcaaaacgatgacgacgaaaatGCGGGCAATATATTGACCCCTGACTCACAG ACCAGCTCTGCGGAAGGTGTATACATTCCAGCCAGTCGATCAAACTACCCTTTCAGGGTGATCGAAAGTGATGTGGCCAGCATACACAGCATTTGTTCTCTGGGCATTGTTGGCCGAATCATGGCGGGTGGAAGTATTGATATCAGCG GACACAGTACGGGAAAGGATTCATCTACCAGTCGGGCTCTGCTCAATAAACCGATAATTGCACCAGAGCCAAAAATTATTG ATAGAACCAAGGATCCGGACGTGATCAGCAGCACAAAGCAGACGAAGGTAGTGTCGAAATCGAATATATTTTCATCGGGCACTACTATGGAACCACCGGTGGCGCCACCGAGGCGAAAGAAAAAGCTGCGCAAACAGTCAAGCAGCTCATCGGATCAGTTCAACCTAAACGAGGGCCACCGACTACAAGCAGCGGATAGCTCTTCAAGTGAGAAATTATCTTTGAAAAGACCCACGCAacctccaccggcaccaccaactCTTGATAAAGCCCCTGGTCCAGTGGACGGCAGTAGTACTATTAGTACAAGCACCGATAGCACGGTCGCCAGCAGTAGTGCCAGCGGGTCTGAGGTAGCGATCGGTGGCCCTGAGGCGCTACCCATGGCTGGTATATGTTCCGCCGGAAACTCACCTGTCATACCAGCGGTAGATGGCTCCGATATGCAAACTTGGCCCGCCACGCTTGAGTCTATTACGCGGGAGATTGAAAATTCATTCAAAGAGTCTACGGCACCTACGGCATCACCGGTTATGATTTCCAGCGGGAATACGCCGGGCCTAGATACGGCTGCAGCCGGAAGCGCAGCGACTTCGGGCAGTTCCAGTGGCAGCCGCCTGAAACTGGGACAACTAGCCTCCTCCTTCACTCACGGCACAGGAGTTGAAGGACAGTCTGGCCTAGTCACTGGATCGATGAATCGTTTGACGCATCTAGTCACGAGCGGTCGCGAAGCGACACACGGTGGCATGGCATCCGGAGGTCGCGATTGGTCGGCAACTACAACGATTAGTCCGTCTGGAAGTGTTAAGAGCAATTCGGCACCGGCACGCGTAAGTTGGATCGAAGGAGGTGTGATCGGGTTGAACATCTACAAAGCCACCAAGGGTCAGTTCGTGGTGAAACCAACAGATGGGGCATTCAATAAGGCGGAAGGTCCATCACGGGACGAGATAGCACGCGTCGAACGGATGCGGAAAGTCGGACAACCGTTGGAAGGAGCCGCTGTTGGAGCTATggggggtggtagtggtagccgTCGTACCAACCTCTCAGCTACCGGTACCAATAGCCTAGAAAGCGGCACACGAGGCATCAGTCCCCTCGCCAAGCAAGTCTACCTAAAGGAACGACGGAAATCGGCTGGCGATGAGGAAATGCTCAAGCAGCTTAATATGTACGTGCGTACACGCACCGACTCCGGCAAAGAACTGACCGACCTGGAAATCCTCGAACAGGTACCGGTGAAGAATCTTGACACGGGCGAAAATTTCCCGCTTTCAGCTGTAGAGGAGAAACTGCCCCAATGCATAAATCCACTTTCGCTGCACATTATGCGCTTGACAAGCCATATCCCGGAGACAGACGAAGAGTCTGTAGCGGCCCAGCCCGACTGTGATTCGATCCAgcccgacgacgaagaggaactAGAGTCAAAAGGGTCCGAAAGAGGACGACAGAAGCGTAAAACCGCCCGCATTAAGCACTTTATCCGATCCACAACTCGTAAAACGGTCAGCAAAGCTCGCTCGATTGCTTCTGAACTGACACATGCGCGGCACAAGGAAGATGTGGCAGATATCCGCGACGTGAGCAACCCCGAGCAGAACATCAAGATAAAGGCGTCAAGTACGAATAAAGGACCTTATGATTTCGCCAAGTTACAGCATGTGCAGGATCTGCGTGGCGCCTGCAAATCGGCCGTCTGGTGTATGAAGTTTAGCTGCTGCGGACGCCTACTAGCGACGGCGGGTCAGGATAGAATGCTGCGCATCTGGGTTTTACGAGATGCTTATCCGTTTTTCGCGGATATGCGCACGAAGTACAACGCAGTACCGAAATCTTCACCAACGCCGTCACAAGAATCACTCAACTCGTCGCACAATTCAACTGAAGAGGCATTGGCACTCGAGGCGGCCAGTGGCAACTCGATTGGCCCGTTCATGTCGCGCTCATTCTGCACGTACTCGGGTCATACCTCCGATCTGCTCGATGTATCGTGGTCCAAAAATTATTTCATTCTTTCGAGCTCGATGGACAAAACGGTACGGCTTTGGCATATCTCACGCCGCGAGTGCCTATGCTGTTTCCAACACATTGATTTTGTAACAGCGATCGCCTTCCACCCCCGCGATGATCGCTATTTTCTTAGCGGAAGCTTGGACGGGAAACTGCGGCTCTGGAATATCCCAGAAAAAAAGGTGGCGCTGTGGAATGAGGTGGACGGGCAAACCAAGTTGATAACTGCTGCGAATTTTTGCGAAAACGGCAAATTTGCTGTTGTAGGCACATACGATGGACGGTGTATTTTCTACAACACCGATCAGCTCAAGTACCACACCCAAATTCACGTACGGTCGACAAGGGGTCGCAATGCTGTCGGGCGTAAAATCAGTGGAATTGAGCCGAAGCCAG GGGAGAATAAAATTCTGGTCACTTCGAACGATAGTCGCATCCGATTGTACGATCTGCGAGATTTGAATCTCAGCTGCAAGTACAAGGGATATTTTAACTCGTCGTCGCAGATCAAAGCTTCCTTCAGCCAGGATGGCAAGTATGTTGTCTCGGGCTCAGAAAATCAGTGCATTTATATTTGGAAGACGCACCACGAATATAATAAGCTGAGCACGGTAAGG GTCCGTCGTGATCGTAGCGACTTCTGGGAGGGCATCAAAGCGCACAACGCTACCGTTACTTGTGCCATCTTTGCACCACATCCGGAAGCCATTATTCAACTGGATCCTGACGAAACGGCCAATTTGGAATGT CCTTCCCCAAACACATCTTCCGGTTCAATGAGCGACAAAAACGGAGGTCGTGGCTACGTCCTGGTCAGTGGAGACTTCAACGGCAGCATCAAGGTgtttatcaacaaaacaaagccgAAACACAGCAGCTTGCCGTACACCGCGATAGCGGATTAA
- the LOC125954697 gene encoding WD repeat-containing protein 44 isoform X2: MASGSESSDEFFDAVEDGSANATIYKSPMVESSFGNTDDNQVTQDNKSSSSQQATVKPVLVSHRNQRFRDLRQSMQNDDDENAGNILTPDSQTSSAEGVYIPASRSNYPFRVIESDVASIHSICSLGIVGRIMAGGSIDISGMWFDTIQFQTQIFQLFFYAHVGHSTGKDSSTSRALLNKPIIAPEPKIIDRTKDPDVISSTKQTKVVSKSNIFSSGTTMEPPVAPPRRKKKLRKQSSSSSDQFNLNEGHRLQAADSSSSEKLSLKRPTQPPPAPPTLDKAPGPVDGSSTISTSTDSTVASSSASGSEVAIGGPEALPMAGICSAGNSPVIPAVDGSDMQTWPATLESITREIENSFKESTAPTASPVMISSGNTPGLDTAAAGSAATSGSSSGSRLKLGQLASSFTHGTGVEGQSGLVTGSMNRLTHLVTSGREATHGGMASGGRDWSATTTISPSGSVKSNSAPARVSWIEGGVIGLNIYKATKGQFVVKPTDGAFNKAEGPSRDEIARVERMRKVGQPLEGAAVGAMGGGSGSRRTNLSATGTNSLESGTRGISPLAKQVYLKERRKSAGDEEMLKQLNMYVRTRTDSGKELTDLEILEQVPVKNLDTGENFPLSAVEEKLPQCINPLSLHIMRLTSHIPETDEESVAAQPDCDSIQPDDEEELESKGSERGRQKRKTARIKHFIRSTTRKTVSKARSIASELTHARHKEDVADIRDVSNPEQNIKIKASSTNKGPYDFAKLQHVQDLRGACKSAVWCMKFSCCGRLLATAGQDRMLRIWVLRDAYPFFADMRTKYNAVPKSSPTPSQESLNSSHNSTEEALALEAASGNSIGPFMSRSFCTYSGHTSDLLDVSWSKNYFILSSSMDKTVRLWHISRRECLCCFQHIDFVTAIAFHPRDDRYFLSGSLDGKLRLWNIPEKKVALWNEVDGQTKLITAANFCENGKFAVVGTYDGRCIFYNTDQLKYHTQIHVRSTRGRNAVGRKISGIEPKPGENKILVTSNDSRIRLYDLRDLNLSCKYKGYFNSSSQIKASFSQDGKYVVSGSENQCIYIWKTHHEYNKLSTVRRDRSDFWEGIKAHNATVTCAIFAPHPEAIIQLDPDETANLECPSPNTSSGSMSDKNGGRGYVLVSGDFNGSIKVFINKTKPKHSSLPYTAIAD; encoded by the exons ATGGCCAGTGGCAGCGAAAGTTCGGACGAGTTTTTCGATGCTGTGGAGGACGGTTCTGCCAATGCCACTATCTACAAAAGCCCGATGGTAGAATCCTC ATTCGGTAACACCGATGATAATCAAGTAACCCAAGATAAcaaatcgtcgtcatcgcagcAGGCTACAGTCAAGCCGGTACTGGTTTCC CATCGTAATCAGCGATTTAGAGACTTACGCCAAAGCATgcaaaacgatgacgacgaaaatGCGGGCAATATATTGACCCCTGACTCACAG ACCAGCTCTGCGGAAGGTGTATACATTCCAGCCAGTCGATCAAACTACCCTTTCAGGGTGATCGAAAGTGATGTGGCCAGCATACACAGCATTTGTTCTCTGGGCATTGTTGGCCGAATCATGGCGGGTGGAAGTATTGATATCAGCGGTATGTGGTTTGACACTATACAGTTTCAGACACAAATCTTTCAGCTTTTCTTTTACGCTCATGTAGGACACAGTACGGGAAAGGATTCATCTACCAGTCGGGCTCTGCTCAATAAACCGATAATTGCACCAGAGCCAAAAATTATTG ATAGAACCAAGGATCCGGACGTGATCAGCAGCACAAAGCAGACGAAGGTAGTGTCGAAATCGAATATATTTTCATCGGGCACTACTATGGAACCACCGGTGGCGCCACCGAGGCGAAAGAAAAAGCTGCGCAAACAGTCAAGCAGCTCATCGGATCAGTTCAACCTAAACGAGGGCCACCGACTACAAGCAGCGGATAGCTCTTCAAGTGAGAAATTATCTTTGAAAAGACCCACGCAacctccaccggcaccaccaactCTTGATAAAGCCCCTGGTCCAGTGGACGGCAGTAGTACTATTAGTACAAGCACCGATAGCACGGTCGCCAGCAGTAGTGCCAGCGGGTCTGAGGTAGCGATCGGTGGCCCTGAGGCGCTACCCATGGCTGGTATATGTTCCGCCGGAAACTCACCTGTCATACCAGCGGTAGATGGCTCCGATATGCAAACTTGGCCCGCCACGCTTGAGTCTATTACGCGGGAGATTGAAAATTCATTCAAAGAGTCTACGGCACCTACGGCATCACCGGTTATGATTTCCAGCGGGAATACGCCGGGCCTAGATACGGCTGCAGCCGGAAGCGCAGCGACTTCGGGCAGTTCCAGTGGCAGCCGCCTGAAACTGGGACAACTAGCCTCCTCCTTCACTCACGGCACAGGAGTTGAAGGACAGTCTGGCCTAGTCACTGGATCGATGAATCGTTTGACGCATCTAGTCACGAGCGGTCGCGAAGCGACACACGGTGGCATGGCATCCGGAGGTCGCGATTGGTCGGCAACTACAACGATTAGTCCGTCTGGAAGTGTTAAGAGCAATTCGGCACCGGCACGCGTAAGTTGGATCGAAGGAGGTGTGATCGGGTTGAACATCTACAAAGCCACCAAGGGTCAGTTCGTGGTGAAACCAACAGATGGGGCATTCAATAAGGCGGAAGGTCCATCACGGGACGAGATAGCACGCGTCGAACGGATGCGGAAAGTCGGACAACCGTTGGAAGGAGCCGCTGTTGGAGCTATggggggtggtagtggtagccgTCGTACCAACCTCTCAGCTACCGGTACCAATAGCCTAGAAAGCGGCACACGAGGCATCAGTCCCCTCGCCAAGCAAGTCTACCTAAAGGAACGACGGAAATCGGCTGGCGATGAGGAAATGCTCAAGCAGCTTAATATGTACGTGCGTACACGCACCGACTCCGGCAAAGAACTGACCGACCTGGAAATCCTCGAACAGGTACCGGTGAAGAATCTTGACACGGGCGAAAATTTCCCGCTTTCAGCTGTAGAGGAGAAACTGCCCCAATGCATAAATCCACTTTCGCTGCACATTATGCGCTTGACAAGCCATATCCCGGAGACAGACGAAGAGTCTGTAGCGGCCCAGCCCGACTGTGATTCGATCCAgcccgacgacgaagaggaactAGAGTCAAAAGGGTCCGAAAGAGGACGACAGAAGCGTAAAACCGCCCGCATTAAGCACTTTATCCGATCCACAACTCGTAAAACGGTCAGCAAAGCTCGCTCGATTGCTTCTGAACTGACACATGCGCGGCACAAGGAAGATGTGGCAGATATCCGCGACGTGAGCAACCCCGAGCAGAACATCAAGATAAAGGCGTCAAGTACGAATAAAGGACCTTATGATTTCGCCAAGTTACAGCATGTGCAGGATCTGCGTGGCGCCTGCAAATCGGCCGTCTGGTGTATGAAGTTTAGCTGCTGCGGACGCCTACTAGCGACGGCGGGTCAGGATAGAATGCTGCGCATCTGGGTTTTACGAGATGCTTATCCGTTTTTCGCGGATATGCGCACGAAGTACAACGCAGTACCGAAATCTTCACCAACGCCGTCACAAGAATCACTCAACTCGTCGCACAATTCAACTGAAGAGGCATTGGCACTCGAGGCGGCCAGTGGCAACTCGATTGGCCCGTTCATGTCGCGCTCATTCTGCACGTACTCGGGTCATACCTCCGATCTGCTCGATGTATCGTGGTCCAAAAATTATTTCATTCTTTCGAGCTCGATGGACAAAACGGTACGGCTTTGGCATATCTCACGCCGCGAGTGCCTATGCTGTTTCCAACACATTGATTTTGTAACAGCGATCGCCTTCCACCCCCGCGATGATCGCTATTTTCTTAGCGGAAGCTTGGACGGGAAACTGCGGCTCTGGAATATCCCAGAAAAAAAGGTGGCGCTGTGGAATGAGGTGGACGGGCAAACCAAGTTGATAACTGCTGCGAATTTTTGCGAAAACGGCAAATTTGCTGTTGTAGGCACATACGATGGACGGTGTATTTTCTACAACACCGATCAGCTCAAGTACCACACCCAAATTCACGTACGGTCGACAAGGGGTCGCAATGCTGTCGGGCGTAAAATCAGTGGAATTGAGCCGAAGCCAG GGGAGAATAAAATTCTGGTCACTTCGAACGATAGTCGCATCCGATTGTACGATCTGCGAGATTTGAATCTCAGCTGCAAGTACAAGGGATATTTTAACTCGTCGTCGCAGATCAAAGCTTCCTTCAGCCAGGATGGCAAGTATGTTGTCTCGGGCTCAGAAAATCAGTGCATTTATATTTGGAAGACGCACCACGAATATAATAAGCTGAGCACG GTCCGTCGTGATCGTAGCGACTTCTGGGAGGGCATCAAAGCGCACAACGCTACCGTTACTTGTGCCATCTTTGCACCACATCCGGAAGCCATTATTCAACTGGATCCTGACGAAACGGCCAATTTGGAATGT CCTTCCCCAAACACATCTTCCGGTTCAATGAGCGACAAAAACGGAGGTCGTGGCTACGTCCTGGTCAGTGGAGACTTCAACGGCAGCATCAAGGTgtttatcaacaaaacaaagccgAAACACAGCAGCTTGCCGTACACCGCGATAGCGGATTAA